In the Verrucomicrobiota bacterium genome, CCCTGCCCAAAGTGCGTGATGTCCATTGGCCGAAGAACGAGATCGATCATTTTGTTTTGTCGGCGCTCGAAGCGAAAGGGCTGAAACCCGCCCCGCCGGTGGATCGGCACAGCCTGGTTCGGAGGCTGTCCTTGGATCTCACTGGGCTGCCCCCATCACCCGAGTTGGTTCATTCCTTTGTTTCGGACGCGCGGCCCGGCGCGGTGGAACGACTGGTGGACCGTTTGCTGGCATCGCCCGCGTATGGAGAGCGATGGGCTCGCATGTGGATGGACATCGCGCGCTACGCCGATAGCGCGGGATACGGTTCCGATCCGTTGCGGCTCAACGTCTGGCCCTATCGCGACTGGGTCATTCAGGCTTTCAATCGCAATCTTCCTTACGATGTGTTCACCCGGGAGCAACTGGCGGGGGATTTGCTGCCCTCGCCCGGCGAGGACCAGTTCATCGCGACTGCTTTTCATCGCAACACGATGACCAACACGGAAGGCGGCACGGATGACGAGGAATGGCGGGTCGCGGCCGTGAAGGATCGCATTGCGGTAACCGCACAGGCCTGGATGGGCCTCACCCTCGCTTGCGCCCAATGCCACAGTCACAAGTTTGATCCCATCTCCCAGCAGGAGTATTACCGATTCTACGCCCTCTTCAACCAAACCGAGGACAACGACCAACCCGACGAGCGCCCCACGTTGCCCATGTATGACGCCAAGACCAAGCGCCGGTTGCAGGAATTCCATGGTG is a window encoding:
- a CDS encoding DUF1549 domain-containing protein codes for the protein MIEARWPRLYFPLGLALWAAAMLAGKAWAGVDFARDIQPIISSKCFQCHGPDESSRKAKLRLDVRDEAIQSRKDGTQAIKPGDPGASTLVARITSRDPDEMMPPTKEGHPLSVAEVELLKQWVQAGAPYAAHWAFVKPVRPALPKVRDVHWPKNEIDHFVLSALEAKGLKPAPPVDRHSLVRRLSLDLTGLPPSPELVHSFVSDARPGAVERLVDRLLASPAYGERWARMWMDIARYADSAGYGSDPLRLNVWPYRDWVIQAFNRNLPYDVFTREQLAGDLLPSPGEDQFIATAFHRNTMTNTEGGTDDEEWRVAAVKDRIAVTAQAWMGLTLACAQCHSHKFDPISQQEYYRFYALFNQTEDNDQPDERPTLPMYDAKTKRRLQEFHGEIAKWEVRLAQDTPGFLDEFRNWVASRSQGEQWETIEPSALTSEKGTVLARLSDGSILATNVAATRETYFVKTRLTSAGVTGVR